A window of Macrococcus sp. 19Msa1099 genomic DNA:
ACAGTTTGCAGAGTCATTGCTTGATGGCTACAAAAGAGTAGCACAAAGTCGTGGTGTATCAAACGTGGATACTTTAATTGAATACGGTTCACCTAAGACGATTATTCCTAAGAAAATCGCACAAAAATTAGGTGCAGACTTAATCATGTGTGGTTCAACTGGGCTTAATGCGGTTGAACGTTTCATCATCGGATCAGTATCAGAGGCCATCGTACGTCATGCAGAATGTGACGTATTAGTTGTCAGAACTGAAACAATGCCACATAACTTCCAGCCAGAAGTTGCTACGAAAGAACTGCTAGAAGAACATAAACAGTAGAGAAACCCGGGAGTTCATATCATACTCGATAAGGTAATTTATTATTGAAAAGGAAAAAGGTCAGAACAATAGTTCCGACCTTTTTTTCATATTATTTTAAGTTACCGAAAGTCATCGTATCACGTGCGATCATAACTTCTTCATCAGTTGGTATTACCATAACTTTAACTGGTGAATGTGGATAGTTGATAAATGCTTCTTTTCCACGAAGACCCGCATTTAATTTTGGATCCCAGTAAACGCCCATGAATTCTAATCCTTCTAATACACGTGCACGCACGACGTCAGAGTTTTCACCAACACCTGCAGTGAACACGATTGCATCCAGACCTTTCATACGTGTTGCATATGACCCGATGTATTTATGGATACGACTTGCAAATACATCTAGTGCTAAGATGGCACGTTCGTCACCTTCTTCAGCTTTTTGTTCAATGTCACGTAAGTCACTAGAAATCCCTGAAATTCCTAATAATCCAGATTCTTTATTTAATACATTAATAACTTCCTGAGCTGTCTTACCTGTCTTCTCCATCAGGAACGGAATGATTGCAGGATCAAGGTTACCTGAACGTGTTCCCATCGTAACACCAGCAAGTGGTGTGAACCCCATAGATGTATCTACAGATTTACCACCTTCTACTGCAGCGATTGAAGCCCCATTACCGATATGGCAAGTAATAATACGTAATTGTTCAATAGGACGATCTAATAATTCTGCAGCACGTTCTGCTACGAATTTATGGCTCGTACCGTGTGCACCATATTTACGAATACCATAATCTTGATAATATTTGTAAGGTAAGCTGTAAAGAAATGCTTCTTCAGGCATTGTTGTATGGAATGAAGTATCAAAGATTGCTACGTGCGGAATATTTGGTAGCATCTTACGGAATGCACGGATACCCATTAAGTTTGCAGGGTTATGTAATGGTGCTAACTCACATAATTCTTCAATTTGCTTTTCTACTTCATCTGTTACAAGCGCGCTTGTTTCAAAGATGTCTCCACCTTGTACGACACGGTGACCTGTACCATCTAAATCATTAATATCTTGGATGATACCGTGTTTTTTCATTTCATCAAGCATCATATCAACCGCTTGCTCATGATTTTTAATATCTAAAGTTTGAGTAATCTTCTCACCATTGACTGAAATTGTAAAGATTGAATTCGGTAATCCAATTCTTTCTACTAATCCTTTAGTCAATACTTTCTCTTCAGGCATTTCAAATAACTGAAATTTTAAAGATGAACTACCTGCATTAATTGCCATAATTTTTTTCATGGTCTTCCTCCTAAGTAATTGAATACTTATATTTAATCATTATTACAGATTATTATCAAGAATAATACAGAATTATTTGTTACGATTTTCTGAATGCCACACTTCTAATTCATCGATAAATGTCTTCATATTTCTCTCATCTTTGAAATCGGGAATATTTGCAAGTAAAACTTCAACTGCTTTGGATTTTGAACCATTTTTTCGCTCTAATACGAGTAAGCTTTTTCGACGTGCTTCAGTCTTGAACAAACTTGAAGGGAAATTCAAAAAGGCTTGCATTATTGTTTCTGTAGCAACAAATTTTTGTAACTGTTCCACATTGTCACCTTCAAAGAGTTGGGTCGGAACAATTAAAAATGCGAGACCTCCTGGCTTTAGGCTATTTATCGCTTGTTCAATTAATAAATGATGACTAAAACTATGTCCTTCTTTAAATCCGAGTTTCATTTCGTGACTTCTTACATCATTTGGATAGTAGCCTACCGGAAAATCACCAGTAACAACATCGAAATCGCCTTCTGGTAATGGCATAATTGCATCTTGAGGAAAGACATCAAAGGGTATCTCTAAAAAGTTTGCTAAATGGATGCTGAGTCTTGATAATACAGGATCGACTTCTACAAGTACATGGTCAAAAGTCTTGCCTGGATTCTGTTCATGTATTGTAGCCGAGAGATGTCCTGTACCACTCGTAAGATCTAATATCTTAAGCTGTTCATCTTGAACAAACAAATTCATTACATACGCAGTCATATATCCAATACTATCTGGTGTCATCTGGTGATTCGGCTGTATCATCTCTTCTTTCAATAAGCTTAAATAACTGAACTGGAATGCCTTTCTGCGATCAATACTCGTACTTCTTTCAAGTAGATCTCTTTGGTTGATATAAATATCTTCAAGACTTAATCCTAAATTCTCAATAAAACTATGTCCATTTTCTTTTTGGAGTGCTTTCGCCTTACTATCAATAACTTTAAATAATTCTTCTATCATATATGATCCTTTCAAATAAAAACTGCCCCAAATTAAGGGCAGTAGTTAATACGTGTAATTAAATTGATTTTAATGCTTCAATCGCTTTATCATAATCGGGATGATCTGTACCTTCTGGAACAACTTCAGTATAGACTACTTCGTTTGTATCGCTGAGAACAAATACCGAACGTGCAAGTAAACGTAGGTCTTCCATTACGACACCATAGTTCGTACCAAATGATAGGTCTTTATGATCACTTAAAGTAATCACGTTCTCTAATCCTTCTGCTGCACACCATTTTGCCTGAGCAAATGGTAAATCAGCAGAGATAGTTAGAACAACAGCATTATCAATACCTGCTGCTTCTTCATTAAATTTACGTGTTTGTGTACTACATACACCTGTATCAATAGATGGAACAACGCTGATTAATTTCTTCTTACCTTCGTAATCGGCTAATGTTCTTACCGTTAAATCATTTGCTAATACGGAAAAATCCGGAGCTGCCGTCCCAACTGTGACAGGCTCGCCTGATAATTTCATTGGATTGTTCTTAAATGTAACTTGTGCCATTATGATACCTCCTAAATTGTTTTACACTATTAATTTAACATGTTTATAAGAGAAAACGAATTAATTTGACTGATTAAATTCTGATTTCTTGCTTCACAAGCTTTTCTCTTAATAACGCACTCTCTTCCTTAACAACGAGTGTATCACTTAACAGATCATGTATACCACGCTTATTTGGATTAAATAGTATAACGAGATAAAGTAAATAAGCGAAGAAGTTAGAAATATATCGTCCAAAGAATTCTCGGGTAATAACCGTTCCTATAGAAAGTTTGCGGCCATCTTCATGAACTACTTTTAATTTTAAGATCATCTTACCAAGTGTTGCATTAAAGAAATACGTAAGTAAAATAAAATAGCCAAAGTAGATTAATGCACTAAGTACATTATAGACCGAAAAGAGCGGTGTCATAATATACATATCACTTAAACCGTATGATGCATCAAATGGATTTAATGCAATGTTTTTAATCGAACCAATAACGATTAAATCAATGATAAATGCTACAAACCGAATACCAAATCCAGCTTCTGTCGCATGAATTAACTGCTGTGTAAGTTTATCATTCACATTGTGCGAATTCATTGGAACAGCTAAGTCACTTTCAATATGTTGATCATATTTTTCTTCATACATTACATCCACCTACTCCCCATACAAGTACATTGGTTGAATGCCTTGACGTTTACTCAATAATTCTTTTATTGCAGCTACATCGTTCTTGCCCATTAAGTGACCTACAAAAGAATCTGCTGCAAAGAATTTAGAATTAAAGAAGTCATCTGTCACTGAAAATTCAATGACTTCAGCGTTTTTTGCTTTAATTTCTTTCTTCAGTGCATTCATCGCATCTGCCTCAGTGCCTATCTCATCTACAAGATCCAATTTTTGCGCTTGTTGACCCGAATAGATTCTACCGTCAGCAATCTTTTTCACTTGAGCTTTATCCATATGTCTTCCATTACTAATCACATTTACAAAACCTTCATAGCTTTCATCGACAAACTTTTGCAAGATTGCACGTTCTGTTTCATCCATCTCTTTTGTAGGGCTCATAATGTCTTTATGGGGTCCACTCTTAATTGTGTTGAATTTAACCCCGTACTTATCCGCAAGCTCTTTATAATTCATAGATTGCATGATTACGCCTAATGATCCCGTCAACGTTTCTTTAGAAGCATAAATTTTATCAGCTGGTGCTGAAATATAATAACCTCCAGAAGCCGCCGTATTTTTCATCGTTACAAAAACTTTTTTACCTGCTTTTTTGACCGCTTCAATCTTATCGTGAATTTCTGCACTCTCATAAACACCACCACCCGGCGAATTCACAACTAACATCAATGCTTTAATATTACCGTTGTCTTTCACCTCATCTAATGAATCCAGTATCAGCTGGTGATTGTAACTTTCACCCGAGAAGGGCGAAGGCGTCCCCGTGTCCATAATTGTTCCGTCTATTTCAATACGTGCAATTTGATTTGTCGTGTCGCTGCCATCAACAGTAGATGAAGTAAGTCCTTCTTCGTCTAGTGCCTTCATGCTTGAAGCGAAATCTGTAGATAACACGTTTGTGAAGAAGCTTAATGTAGACCCAACAATAAATAATCCTAAAGCCAATAATATTGCTATCACTCTTTTACTCATCGTATCTTCCTTTCAAATATAATAGTTAGACCTTATAATATATAGTATCAAAAATATCTATCAGTGAACAATAAGGAGGGGTAAGAAAATGGAAAAAAGAAATAAAATTTACTTTTTCACAAACAGAGAACCTGCTGGATTAAACTCTAAGGCACAAATTGAAACGTTAATTCAACATTATGACTTTGAAGTAACTGATAATCACCAAACTGCAAATATCATCGCTTCTATCGGTGGTGACGGGGAGTTTCTCCAAGCAGTACGTAAAACAAAATTTCGTCAAGATGCAATATATGTTGGCATTGCGACAGATAATAAGAAACACTTCTATACTGATTTCCATATTGATAATCCAGAACTGCTAAATAAAGCTTTAAATAGCGAGGATGATTCCATCGAAGTACGCAAATATCCTTTGTTAGATGTAAATATTAATAACGAGATGCGCTACTTATGTTTAAATGATTTCTATATTAAATCTTCAATTATTAAATCGATGTCTCTGGACGTATTAATCGATGATCAGAAATTCGAGACATTCCGCGGCGATGGTATGCTGATTTCTACACCAACCGGATCAACTGGATATAGCAAATCACTGGATGGCGCCATTATCGATCCGCTTACACGTTGCTTCCAGATGACTGAAATCGCATCTTTCAACAACAACAACTACAGAACTATTGGTAATGCGATTATTTTAAATGAAGGTCGTAAGCTTTCTTTAATACTAGATAAATTAGAAGACTATTATCCGATAATGGGACTAGATAACGAGGCATTATCCATACAGAATACAGATACAATCGATATTACATTAAGTAAACAGATCATTAAAACTGTCAAAGTGAAAGAAAACTCATTCTGGAATAAAGTTGAGCGCACATTTCTATAAGATATAAAGAACTGCACCGTATAACTACGGTGCAGTTCTTTTTCAGGTCATTTCACATATTTAAAATCATTTGATCGTTCAGACTATTTCATAAAATAATTCTGAACGTAGTCCACAATATTTTTTCCAATCAACAGCACCGTCACTACGATAAAGAGTATACGCACATAT
This region includes:
- a CDS encoding class I SAM-dependent methyltransferase, with product MIEELFKVIDSKAKALQKENGHSFIENLGLSLEDIYINQRDLLERSTSIDRRKAFQFSYLSLLKEEMIQPNHQMTPDSIGYMTAYVMNLFVQDEQLKILDLTSGTGHLSATIHEQNPGKTFDHVLVEVDPVLSRLSIHLANFLEIPFDVFPQDAIMPLPEGDFDVVTGDFPVGYYPNDVRSHEMKLGFKEGHSFSHHLLIEQAINSLKPGGLAFLIVPTQLFEGDNVEQLQKFVATETIMQAFLNFPSSLFKTEARRKSLLVLERKNGSKSKAVEVLLANIPDFKDERNMKTFIDELEVWHSENRNK
- the tpx gene encoding thiol peroxidase, producing MAQVTFKNNPMKLSGEPVTVGTAAPDFSVLANDLTVRTLADYEGKKKLISVVPSIDTGVCSTQTRKFNEEAAGIDNAVVLTISADLPFAQAKWCAAEGLENVITLSDHKDLSFGTNYGVVMEDLRLLARSVFVLSDTNEVVYTEVVPEGTDHPDYDKAIEALKSI
- a CDS encoding RDD family protein; the encoded protein is MYEEKYDQHIESDLAVPMNSHNVNDKLTQQLIHATEAGFGIRFVAFIIDLIVIGSIKNIALNPFDASYGLSDMYIMTPLFSVYNVLSALIYFGYFILLTYFFNATLGKMILKLKVVHEDGRKLSIGTVITREFFGRYISNFFAYLLYLVILFNPNKRGIHDLLSDTLVVKEESALLREKLVKQEIRI
- a CDS encoding NAD kinase, which produces MEKRNKIYFFTNREPAGLNSKAQIETLIQHYDFEVTDNHQTANIIASIGGDGEFLQAVRKTKFRQDAIYVGIATDNKKHFYTDFHIDNPELLNKALNSEDDSIEVRKYPLLDVNINNEMRYLCLNDFYIKSSIIKSMSLDVLIDDQKFETFRGDGMLISTPTGSTGYSKSLDGAIIDPLTRCFQMTEIASFNNNNYRTIGNAIILNEGRKLSLILDKLEDYYPIMGLDNEALSIQNTDTIDITLSKQIIKTVKVKENSFWNKVERTFL
- a CDS encoding acetate kinase translates to MKKIMAINAGSSSLKFQLFEMPEEKVLTKGLVERIGLPNSIFTISVNGEKITQTLDIKNHEQAVDMMLDEMKKHGIIQDINDLDGTGHRVVQGGDIFETSALVTDEVEKQIEELCELAPLHNPANLMGIRAFRKMLPNIPHVAIFDTSFHTTMPEEAFLYSLPYKYYQDYGIRKYGAHGTSHKFVAERAAELLDRPIEQLRIITCHIGNGASIAAVEGGKSVDTSMGFTPLAGVTMGTRSGNLDPAIIPFLMEKTGKTAQEVINVLNKESGLLGISGISSDLRDIEQKAEEGDERAILALDVFASRIHKYIGSYATRMKGLDAIVFTAGVGENSDVVRARVLEGLEFMGVYWDPKLNAGLRGKEAFINYPHSPVKVMVIPTDEEVMIARDTMTFGNLK
- a CDS encoding universal stress protein, producing MLVYKNILIAVDGSSEAEWAFNKAVEVAKRNNATLSIINVIDTRSYASVEAYDRSISERATQFAESLLDGYKRVAQSRGVSNVDTLIEYGSPKTIIPKKIAQKLGADLIMCGSTGLNAVERFIIGSVSEAIVRHAECDVLVVRTETMPHNFQPEVATKELLEEHKQ
- the sppA gene encoding signal peptide peptidase SppA; protein product: MSKRVIAILLALGLFIVGSTLSFFTNVLSTDFASSMKALDEEGLTSSTVDGSDTTNQIARIEIDGTIMDTGTPSPFSGESYNHQLILDSLDEVKDNGNIKALMLVVNSPGGGVYESAEIHDKIEAVKKAGKKVFVTMKNTAASGGYYISAPADKIYASKETLTGSLGVIMQSMNYKELADKYGVKFNTIKSGPHKDIMSPTKEMDETERAILQKFVDESYEGFVNVISNGRHMDKAQVKKIADGRIYSGQQAQKLDLVDEIGTEADAMNALKKEIKAKNAEVIEFSVTDDFFNSKFFAADSFVGHLMGKNDVAAIKELLSKRQGIQPMYLYGE